A single genomic interval of uncultured Sunxiuqinia sp. harbors:
- a CDS encoding CDGSH iron-sulfur domain-containing protein, translating to MAKGKIAEKSPIMMEMKSGTYYWCACGKSSNQPFCDGSHQGSEFTPKEVKIEKEQTVFWCRCKQTDNPPFCDGSHNKL from the coding sequence ATGGCAAAAGGAAAAATCGCAGAAAAAAGTCCAATCATGATGGAGATGAAATCAGGCACCTATTACTGGTGTGCCTGCGGCAAAAGTAGCAACCAACCATTTTGCGATGGTTCGCACCAAGGAAGTGAATTCACCCCAAAAGAAGTTAAAATTGAAAAAGAACAGACCGTATTTTGGTGCCGATGTAAACAAACGGACAACCCACCATTTTGCGATGGCTCACATAATAAATTGTAA